DNA from Toxoplasma gondii ME49 chromosome X, whole genome shotgun sequence:
TTCTGCAAAACAGATGTTGTGATCGAGGTTTACCCGATGACCTCCTCTAGTTTCGCGAGCCACTTCTGTCGTTGTCTCTTCGCAGACCGAAGCCGATACGGAAGAGCTGAAAGCAGATGATCGcagtctctcgtctttctcttcagtctGTTTGTCGAAAGAAGGCAGGAGGAAAGGCCGTGTGGGATTCTGCGGGGGTGCAGGCTCGGCTGGCTGCGGTTGGTCATCTGATTGGGACGAGGCGGTTTCCAGCTGAGATGAAATGTCACCAGCGGGCGAACCCGGATTCGGGGCTTCAACAGGCATGAGAGACGCCCGTGAGGACGCATTTTCACATGCACTTGGGGAATATGTGCCTGTCCACGATGGAGAGGCTTCTCTAGCGGAGTCTGTCCTGTCTTGTTTGCCTGATGTTGTCAGATCTTCCTGGCCCCTCTTCTGGTGAGAATGAAAGGCCAAATtgccagagagaggaagaccatCAGAGGTGGTTAAAATGTCCTCTGTTGTCTGAAAGGCAACAGAACATGTCTCTGCGAGGGGCGGTGTGTTCCTCACTGACTCGCCATCTTGTGTTCTGTCAGATGGAATGTGGCtatctccttctctgtcttgatTTCGTGAGTTTGACACTGCTGTATCGAGTGTCAAAATGGACACTTCAGTAATGGGTGTTGGCAATGGACCTCTTCTCAAAATTTCACTGCATCGCCTACCATCATCCTTCGGGCCATGAGCCATGCACCAGCAGGGAGAAGGGgcgtgaagaagacgaagcgcgcCGAACCATCGATGGCAAGCAGTCAACATAATCAAGTGAGCGAGTTTGGCGCCGAGTGAATTGCACCCGGACAGCCTGCCGGGATGAACAGCAGATGTGTATTGTGAGAGGGAGACCAAAGTGGTGTCCGGGATCTCGAGGGCCACTCTGTGTGTGCCTTGCACTCGGCCTGATAACAGTGACAGGAAAACGAACTCACCTCTGAACAGTTTGCTGAGTCATGACGAGTTTGCACCTGCTCattcgcgtttctttcatGGCTTTTTTCAGTTTCTGGTTGCGGCAGAGTCGCTGTTATATCCATGCCGTGTTGCAGTTCTACGTCATTCGAGTTGCCGGAAGTCGAACCGATGCGCCCAGTTTTCGGGACATGAATGCAGCTTGAGTCTGCGGTGCGGGTAACAGCAGACGCTTCGTCCAGAGCCCGCCTCTGATTTCTCCGAACGCGTTTGATAAGCAGTTTAAAAATCTtgcgcagagaggaagctaGTAAGCAGCGCAGCTGCAGGCTGGATAGATCCCAGCTGTTTGATTCAGAAAGCGCGGACAAATGAAGTTGGTCCGTTGCTGCCTGGTTGTGATCGGCGGCTGTATTCGGTCCGACCGCAGCAAAGCGCAGATCCCTGACGCGGTCTACCTTCGACCGTTGCGTTCGGTGTTGGTCTGCTCCCTCGTGGAACACACAAGGGCTGTGCTCCACAGAAGCAGGTGAGGGACTCACTCCGCGAAAATGAAAAGAGTTCGCTGTATGGGTTGGGCCAGCGCCTGAACTCCGTGGTTGCAGTTTGCCTCCAGCAGGCGCCCGTGTTCCAATAGATTGGTCTCGCTCTGCGTTGGACACACATGCACTCGCTTGTTCGACTCGCGACGGCACAATGGACAAGGAGACACCATCCGCTCGGGCCAGAACTGAATTCAACGGTAGCCGATTTAAGTCAGGCGTGGCGAGCATAGAAGATGACCATTCAGAAGATGCGGCAGCTGCCAGTGGAGTTTCTGCGGCCTTCGTGGGAGCGGCGTGCATATCGCCTGCAGTTGTTGACTTCGAGCCCTCACACAGATGGAGCGTTGTCTTTTGTCCCGGCTGAAAGTGTTCGGGATGCAGCGGCTGTGTCTCCATTTTGGAGTTTTCTTCCCTGGAAAGCTGATGGGATGACCCGGCTACAGCTGGAGGTCGGCCTCCCAAAAGACCAGGTCTCGGCTTTTGTTGCTGCTGTCCTTCAGTTGAGTGGTGGTCTCGTGATGTGTCTGCCTGTCTTTTCACTGAAACGGTCGAATGAATCGACACCGAATTCGCGAAGGAATCTCTTGGTTGCTCCATAGGTGAAACTCTGAGGCGCTGCTGGAGGATCCGCGGCTCAGCAATGCAACTCCCAGAAAAAGCCAACGAGGGTCCTTCTCCAATGGGATGTAATGAGGCAGATCCTGAAGGTATGCTTTCATCTGCAGACGAGGTTGGCACGGACAGAAGtagctgcagctgcagacgcTTTGTGGACGCGGCAAGAGACCCTGTTGTGTTAGATATGTCAGAATTATTCGGAGAGATTGTTGATAAAGGTGGCCGTGATCCTTTCACTTCATCTGCAGCAGCAATAGAACTACAGTCTTGGGAATTTAAGGGGCCGAACAAAAGGTTCCGCGTATCTGTAGCCGTATGGGAAGACTCTGCCACGGCATGTTGCTCAACCGCACCACTCCGTGCACGGACATCAGTTAGTGTCCCGTTGTGTACCCTAGGCGATACTCCGGCTGCATCTCCCGATTCGGGAGACACGTAAGTTCGCCTCTGTTGTGTGAGACTAGAAGCT
Protein-coding regions in this window:
- a CDS encoding hypothetical protein (encoded by transcript TGME49_215343); translation: MPVPPLCSAPKSALFCPGRETPSAETACDETETGPASTVTGSSLEGKNPTVASFPVLLLPSSISERTSHSPLASTLCLFPEHCRVAKTPEDRDGVREQKMAQNIKDYRTAEDLVGNCSTLEATIPPILNAKTGDSSSMNFSSASSLTQQRRTYVSPESGDAAGVSPRVHNGTLTDVRARSGAVEQHAVAESSHTATDTRNLLFGPLNSQDCSSIAAADEVKGSRPPLSTISPNNSDISNTTGSLAASTKRLQLQLLLSVPTSSADESIPSGSASLHPIGEGPSLAFSGSCIAEPRILQQRLRVSPMEQPRDSFANSVSIHSTVSVKRQADTSRDHHSTEGQQQQKPRPGLLGGRPPAVAGSSHQLSREENSKMETQPLHPEHFQPGQKTTLHLCEGSKSTTAGDMHAAPTKAAETPLAAAASSEWSSSMLATPDLNRLPLNSVLARADGVSLSIVPSRVEQASACVSNAERDQSIGTRAPAGGKLQPRSSGAGPTHTANSFHFRGVSPSPASVEHSPCVFHEGADQHRTQRSKVDRVRDLRFAAVGPNTAADHNQAATDQLHLSALSESNSWDLSSLQLRCLLASSLRKIFKLLIKRVRRNQRRALDEASAVTRTADSSCIHVPKTGRIGSTSGNSNDVELQHGMDITATLPQPETEKSHERNANEQVQTRHDSANCSETTEDILTTSDGLPLSGNLAFHSHQKRGQEDLTTSGKQDRTDSAREASPSWTGTYSPSACENASSRASLMPVEAPNPGSPAGDISSQLETASSQSDDQPQPAEPAPPQNPTRPFLLPSFDKQTEEKDERLRSSAFSSSVSASVCEETTTEVARETRGGHRLPKGKRNCTFSSSFSLGAAWKVVPVGMMWAKEAVLPLGRLRQ